Proteins from one Gimesia maris genomic window:
- a CDS encoding Gfo/Idh/MocA family protein, whose protein sequence is MKKIKVGQIGVGHPHAGGKMQAFRKSEEYEVVGVVEPDEKLRAYAASTGIYKDLPFLTQEQLLNIDGLQAVAVETQVADLLPTAETCIAAGKHIHLDKPAGLSLPHFKRILDQAAQKHLLLQMGYMYRYNPGVVLLRDLLQKGWLGAPFEVHTVISKKMDAASRKQLEPQPGGMMFELACHVIDLVVEILGRPDQVTAFAQHASDIDDTLQDNMLAVFSYPRALATVKTSCNEVQGFDRRHIVVCGSEGTFHLQPFGRPSASLTLAQAKGKYRKGQQEISFSGYTRYQDDVADMAKIIRREKDIDFSYQHDYDVQETVLKSASLPVT, encoded by the coding sequence TGCAGGTGGAAAAATGCAGGCGTTCCGTAAATCGGAAGAATATGAAGTCGTCGGCGTGGTCGAGCCCGATGAAAAGCTGCGGGCTTATGCCGCATCAACGGGTATTTACAAAGATCTGCCATTCCTGACACAGGAACAATTACTCAATATTGACGGACTGCAGGCAGTCGCCGTGGAGACACAGGTCGCTGATCTGTTGCCGACCGCGGAGACCTGTATAGCGGCTGGTAAACATATTCACCTGGATAAACCTGCAGGATTATCTCTGCCTCACTTCAAACGCATTCTGGATCAGGCGGCACAGAAGCATCTGCTGCTGCAGATGGGCTACATGTATCGTTACAATCCGGGCGTCGTTCTGCTGCGCGATCTGCTGCAGAAAGGCTGGCTTGGCGCGCCGTTCGAAGTGCACACCGTCATCAGCAAAAAAATGGATGCCGCCAGTCGCAAACAACTGGAACCACAACCGGGAGGCATGATGTTTGAGCTGGCGTGCCATGTCATTGACCTGGTTGTAGAGATTCTGGGCCGCCCCGATCAGGTCACTGCGTTCGCACAACATGCGTCCGACATTGATGACACGCTTCAGGATAACATGCTGGCGGTCTTCAGTTATCCGCGGGCACTGGCAACGGTCAAAACAAGCTGCAATGAAGTCCAGGGATTCGATCGACGACATATCGTCGTCTGCGGTTCAGAAGGCACCTTCCACCTGCAACCATTTGGCAGGCCATCCGCGAGCCTGACACTAGCCCAGGCAAAAGGGAAGTACCGAAAAGGCCAGCAGGAAATATCGTTCTCAGGTTATACCCGCTATCAGGATGATGTTGCAGACATGGCTAAGATCATCCGCCGGGAAAAAGACATCGACTTTTCTTACCAGCATGACTACGACGTTCAGGAAACCGTCTTGAAGTCAGCCAGTCTGCCTGTCACCTGA